In Nocardia asteroides, the following proteins share a genomic window:
- a CDS encoding MinD/ParA family ATP-binding protein, protein MTDDWSRWLDDAPQGEASAEVARDPAPVVRLRRRGGDGGRRPILVVGGCGGAGTTTTVLGLAAELAGEGAATVAVDATAAGSDLALRGADKHLHPVNLQSWVYGRGDDEPAPLEECLSRSTSGFGLLWRDATPLRRRATYLTVARALDTGGYTGVYDGGNPIAGRQLRPLLDDAEIALVLAIPARVDAANRLRVTLEWLDDHYGDEGAGVVADTTIVVSHQYSHDDSRVAEHLREHLSGWVREVVEIPYDPHLARGELVRHSELAEATRAAYGRLLAGVAS, encoded by the coding sequence ATGACAGACGACTGGAGCCGATGGCTCGACGACGCGCCCCAGGGCGAGGCGTCGGCCGAGGTGGCGCGTGATCCGGCTCCGGTGGTGCGGTTGCGGCGCCGTGGCGGCGACGGTGGCCGCAGGCCGATCCTCGTCGTAGGTGGCTGCGGCGGTGCGGGCACCACGACGACCGTGCTCGGTCTCGCCGCGGAACTGGCAGGCGAGGGCGCGGCGACGGTGGCCGTCGACGCCACCGCGGCGGGCAGCGATCTGGCCCTGCGCGGCGCCGACAAGCACCTGCACCCGGTGAATCTGCAGTCGTGGGTCTACGGCCGGGGCGACGACGAACCGGCCCCGCTCGAGGAGTGCCTGTCGCGCTCCACCTCCGGCTTCGGACTGCTCTGGCGCGACGCGACCCCGCTGCGGCGGCGCGCGACATATCTCACTGTCGCCCGGGCGTTGGACACCGGCGGGTACACCGGGGTCTACGACGGCGGCAACCCGATTGCCGGACGGCAACTGCGGCCGCTGCTCGACGATGCCGAGATCGCCCTCGTGCTGGCCATTCCGGCGCGCGTCGACGCGGCCAATCGGTTGCGGGTGACCCTGGAATGGCTCGACGACCACTACGGCGACGAAGGGGCCGGGGTGGTCGCCGACACCACCATCGTTGTCTCGCACCAGTATTCGCACGACGACTCGCGCGTAGCCGAGCATTTGCGTGAACATCTGTCGGGCTGGGTGCGCGAGGTCGTGGAGATCCCGTACGACCCGCATCTGGCGCGCGGAGAACTGGTCCGGCACAGCGAGCTC
- a CDS encoding cutinase family protein, whose amino-acid sequence MLAFAVALGSVSAGVATAEESAPSTQVPIAACPALYALGIQGTGESSPDAAPTTDTGMLSTVFRPLLAKAAEPGLVDRAYVPYEAGFGGAVPGGAVPYTESVAGGLARLRSMAGQVAQRCPDSRLAVVGYSQGAHVASLFAQEVGANRGVVAADKVAAVALFADPTRGTNAPLFPGAPDLTAPATAPGTSGDALSDIAAVRQAVAPGGGLGTGSDRPTDFGTLTGRVASFCATGDLACDAPAGAPLLRAVTNLVGQVKLSGGDPIGSLVSIAQALAYTSIKTATTVVQEDISGSTLADLSISPKKSISERIADAADPRTQLDVNAAFQALLRVGMIGLNAVATVVKTVINPASIAELATATLSNPLVGLTVLGTKLAGAVPQLVPPTTGVRLVNEAFTAVQQNITDNAELLDVTTWVRYWDTTQRHDAYSRMAVGAQGATPTQYVADWFAAVARDAATVSGRGAVPVGGSDQRGNGIFTSPTGASRTPVPSGGGQFPFGTGADGASSGGATTPPAALPGTTAPTTRPFSVN is encoded by the coding sequence ATGCTCGCGTTCGCCGTCGCTTTGGGGTCGGTATCGGCAGGCGTGGCCACCGCCGAGGAATCGGCGCCGTCCACGCAGGTGCCGATCGCGGCCTGTCCAGCGCTGTACGCGTTGGGGATTCAGGGCACGGGGGAGTCCTCCCCGGACGCCGCCCCCACCACCGACACCGGCATGCTCTCGACCGTCTTCCGGCCGCTGCTGGCCAAGGCCGCCGAACCGGGACTCGTCGACCGGGCCTACGTGCCCTACGAGGCGGGATTCGGCGGCGCGGTGCCGGGAGGCGCGGTGCCCTACACCGAGTCCGTCGCGGGCGGGCTCGCGCGGCTGCGGTCGATGGCCGGTCAGGTCGCCCAGCGCTGCCCGGACTCCCGGCTCGCGGTGGTCGGGTATTCCCAAGGTGCCCATGTGGCCTCGCTGTTCGCCCAGGAGGTGGGCGCCAATCGCGGTGTGGTCGCGGCCGACAAGGTCGCCGCCGTCGCCCTGTTCGCCGACCCCACGCGGGGGACGAACGCGCCGCTGTTCCCCGGCGCGCCCGACCTCACCGCGCCCGCCACGGCGCCCGGCACCTCCGGCGACGCGCTGTCCGACATCGCCGCGGTCCGCCAGGCCGTGGCCCCCGGCGGCGGACTCGGCACCGGCAGCGACCGGCCCACCGATTTCGGCACCCTCACCGGCCGGGTCGCAAGCTTCTGCGCGACAGGTGATCTGGCCTGCGACGCGCCGGCGGGAGCGCCGCTGCTGCGCGCGGTGACCAATCTCGTCGGCCAGGTGAAACTGTCCGGCGGCGACCCGATCGGTTCGCTGGTCTCCATCGCCCAGGCCCTGGCCTACACCTCCATCAAGACCGCGACCACGGTCGTCCAGGAGGACATCTCCGGCAGCACGCTCGCCGATCTGTCGATCTCGCCGAAGAAGTCGATCTCCGAGCGCATCGCCGACGCCGCCGACCCACGCACCCAGCTCGACGTGAACGCCGCCTTCCAGGCGCTGCTGCGGGTCGGGATGATCGGGCTCAATGCCGTGGCCACGGTGGTCAAGACCGTCATCAACCCGGCGAGCATCGCCGAACTGGCCACCGCGACACTGTCGAATCCGCTGGTCGGCCTCACCGTCCTCGGGACGAAACTGGCCGGCGCGGTGCCGCAGCTGGTGCCGCCGACCACCGGTGTGCGGCTGGTCAACGAAGCGTTCACCGCGGTGCAGCAGAACATCACCGACAACGCCGAACTGCTCGACGTCACCACCTGGGTGCGCTACTGGGACACCACCCAGCGCCACGATGCCTACTCGCGCATGGCCGTCGGCGCGCAGGGCGCGACGCCGACGCAGTACGTGGCCGACTGGTTCGCCGCGGTCGCGCGCGACGCGGCCACCGTCTCCGGCCGGGGCGCGGTCCCGGTCGGGGGGTCCGACCAGCGCGGCAACGGAATCTTCACCAGCCCGACCGGCGCGTCGAGGACACCCGTGCCCTCGGGTGGGGGACAATTTCCGTTCGGGACAGGAGCCGATGGCGCCTCATCCGGCGGCGCGACGACTCCGCCTGCCGCGTTACCCGGAACCACCGCTCCCACCACCCGCCCGTTCTCTGTGAACTGA
- a CDS encoding RelA/SpoT family protein, whose protein sequence is MTRQLGEAKVGQDSTGAPRNAGAPATPEPAKQSPTASVPSSASRRVRARLARRMTGQRGIAAVKPVLEPLATVHRELYPKANLALLQRAFDVADERHAKQFRKSGDPYITHPLAVANILAELGMDTTTLVAALLHDTVEDTGYSLDQLKEEFGQEVAHLVDGVTKLDKVNLGAAAEAETIRKMIIAMARDPRVLVIKVADRLHNMRTMRFLPPEKQAKKAKETLEVIAPLAHRLGMATVKWELEDLAFAILHPKKYDEIVRLVADRAPSRDTYLAKVRAEIVNTLAASRINAVVEGRPKHYWSIYQKMIVKGKDFDDIHDLVGMRILCDEVRDCYAAVGVVHSLWQPMAGRFKDYIAQPRYGVYQSLHTTVVGPDGKPLEVQIRTQDMHRTAEFGIAAHWRYKETKGKHSGDAAEVDDMAWMRQLLDWQREAADPAEFLESLRFDLKSPEIFVFTPKGDVITLPQKSTPVDFAYAVHTEVGHKCIGARVNGRLVALERQLENGEVVEVFTSKAQNAGPSRDWQNFVVSPRAKAKIRQWFAKERREEALESGKEQISKEVRRVGLPLQRLMSVDAMTAVAHELHYSDISALYTAVGEHQVSAHHVVQRLMAQLGGIGDVENELAERSTPSTTPARQRVTGDAGVLIPGATGTVAKLAKCCTPVPGDEIMGFVTRGGAVSVHRTDCTNAGSLREQAERIIDVEWAPSPSSVFLVAIQIEALDRTRLLSDVTKVLADEKVNILSASVATHGDRVAISKFTFEMGDPKHLGHLLNVVRNVEGVYDVYRVTSAA, encoded by the coding sequence ATGACTCGACAACTCGGCGAGGCGAAGGTTGGGCAGGATTCCACCGGCGCCCCGCGGAACGCTGGTGCCCCGGCGACCCCCGAACCCGCCAAGCAGTCCCCGACCGCGTCGGTGCCCAGCTCCGCCTCGCGGCGGGTGCGGGCCCGGCTCGCGCGCCGGATGACCGGTCAACGGGGCATCGCCGCGGTGAAGCCGGTGCTGGAACCGCTGGCCACCGTCCACCGGGAGCTGTACCCGAAGGCCAACCTCGCGCTGCTGCAGCGCGCCTTCGACGTCGCCGACGAACGTCACGCCAAGCAGTTCCGCAAGTCGGGTGACCCCTACATCACCCACCCGCTGGCGGTCGCCAACATCCTGGCCGAACTCGGCATGGACACCACCACGCTGGTCGCGGCGCTGCTGCACGACACCGTCGAGGACACCGGCTACTCGCTCGACCAGCTCAAGGAGGAGTTCGGGCAGGAGGTCGCCCACCTCGTCGACGGCGTCACCAAGCTGGACAAGGTCAACCTGGGCGCGGCCGCCGAGGCCGAGACCATCCGCAAGATGATCATCGCCATGGCCCGCGATCCGCGCGTGCTGGTGATCAAGGTCGCCGACCGGCTGCACAACATGCGCACCATGCGCTTCCTGCCGCCGGAGAAGCAGGCCAAGAAGGCCAAGGAGACCCTCGAGGTGATCGCGCCGCTGGCGCACCGCCTCGGTATGGCCACCGTCAAATGGGAGCTCGAGGACCTCGCCTTCGCGATCCTGCACCCCAAGAAGTACGACGAGATCGTGCGCCTGGTCGCCGACCGCGCGCCCTCGCGTGACACCTACCTGGCGAAGGTGCGCGCCGAGATCGTCAACACGCTGGCCGCGTCGCGGATCAACGCCGTCGTCGAGGGCAGGCCCAAGCACTACTGGTCGATCTACCAGAAGATGATCGTCAAGGGGAAGGACTTCGACGACATCCACGACCTGGTCGGCATGCGCATCCTGTGCGACGAGGTCCGCGACTGCTACGCCGCGGTCGGCGTGGTGCACTCGCTGTGGCAGCCGATGGCGGGCCGGTTCAAGGACTACATCGCCCAGCCGCGCTACGGCGTCTACCAGTCGCTGCACACCACCGTCGTCGGACCCGACGGCAAGCCGCTGGAAGTGCAGATCCGCACCCAGGACATGCACCGCACCGCCGAGTTCGGCATCGCCGCGCACTGGCGCTACAAGGAGACCAAGGGCAAGCACTCCGGTGACGCCGCCGAGGTCGACGACATGGCCTGGATGCGCCAGCTGCTCGACTGGCAGCGCGAAGCCGCGGACCCGGCGGAGTTCCTCGAGTCGCTGCGCTTCGACCTGAAGTCGCCGGAGATTTTCGTGTTCACGCCCAAGGGTGATGTGATCACGCTGCCGCAGAAGTCCACCCCGGTCGACTTCGCCTACGCCGTGCACACCGAGGTCGGGCACAAGTGCATCGGCGCCAGGGTCAACGGCAGGCTCGTCGCGCTGGAGCGTCAGCTCGAGAACGGCGAGGTCGTGGAGGTGTTCACCTCCAAGGCGCAGAACGCGGGCCCGAGCCGGGACTGGCAGAACTTCGTCGTCTCGCCACGCGCGAAGGCCAAAATTCGCCAATGGTTTGCCAAGGAGCGCCGGGAGGAAGCGCTCGAAAGCGGCAAGGAGCAGATCTCCAAGGAGGTGCGCCGGGTCGGGCTGCCGCTGCAGCGGCTGATGAGCGTCGACGCCATGACCGCGGTCGCGCACGAGCTGCACTACTCCGACATCTCCGCGCTCTACACCGCCGTCGGCGAGCACCAGGTCTCGGCGCATCACGTGGTGCAACGGCTCATGGCCCAGCTCGGCGGCATCGGTGACGTCGAGAACGAACTGGCCGAGCGGTCCACCCCGTCGACCACCCCGGCCCGGCAGCGGGTCACCGGCGACGCGGGCGTGCTCATCCCGGGCGCGACCGGCACCGTGGCGAAACTGGCCAAGTGCTGCACCCCGGTGCCCGGCGACGAGATCATGGGCTTCGTCACCCGCGGCGGCGCGGTGAGCGTGCACCGCACCGACTGCACGAATGCCGGGTCGTTGCGGGAACAGGCCGAGCGGATCATCGACGTCGAATGGGCGCCGTCGCCGTCGTCGGTGTTCCTCGTGGCCATCCAGATCGAGGCGCTCGATCGCACCCGGCTGCTGTCGGATGTCACCAAGGTGCTCGCCGACGAGAAGGTCAACATCCTGTCCGCGTCGGTGGCCACGCACGGCGACCGGGTCGCGATCAGCAAGTTCACCTTCGAGATGGGCGATCCCAAGCACCTGGGGCACCTGCTCAACGTGGTGCGCAATGTCGAAGGCGTGTACGACGTCTACCGCGTGACCTCGGCCGCCTGA
- a CDS encoding alkaline phosphatase family protein, which translates to MHEMSAPAKVLVALATALLTIPLLCSAAGSATAFDAPESPVDAAAAFGAPRPGAAGATAKVVVIGIDGLLFAKADRTRAPRLRHLAAQGLLSTGSIAGHITVSGPSWASALTGVWDTDHGITGNSFDAGPFLAHPSVFTRIERADPARHTVSIGTWDQIATIAAAGDRRADIALTTAPDPRDTDESATDARTATEVARTVERTGPDLTFTHLDQVDLAGHRHGGASRAYLAAIRRVDELVGQIVAAVDRRADAHPGERWTVLVTTDHGHLPTGGHGGQTPDETANFVIARGADFAPGTTTGAHSLIDITPTVLDLLGAPPGRLAGHSLRGARTALDER; encoded by the coding sequence ATGCACGAGATGTCGGCTCCGGCGAAGGTGCTCGTCGCGCTCGCCACCGCGCTGCTGACCATCCCGCTGCTGTGCTCGGCCGCCGGGTCCGCCACCGCCTTCGACGCACCGGAGAGCCCGGTCGACGCGGCGGCCGCGTTCGGGGCGCCCCGGCCGGGCGCCGCCGGGGCCACCGCCAAGGTCGTGGTGATCGGGATCGACGGGCTGCTGTTCGCCAAGGCCGACCGGACCCGGGCCCCGCGCCTGCGTCACCTCGCCGCCCAGGGCCTGCTCTCCACCGGCAGCATCGCCGGCCACATCACCGTCTCGGGACCGTCCTGGGCCAGCGCGCTGACCGGCGTGTGGGACACCGACCACGGCATCACCGGCAACAGCTTCGACGCCGGCCCGTTCCTCGCCCACCCCAGCGTGTTCACCCGGATCGAACGCGCCGACCCCGCCCGGCACACCGTCTCGATCGGCACCTGGGACCAGATCGCCACCATCGCCGCCGCGGGGGACCGGCGGGCCGACATCGCCCTGACCACCGCCCCCGACCCGCGCGACACCGACGAGTCGGCCACCGACGCCCGCACCGCCACCGAGGTGGCCCGCACCGTCGAGCGCACGGGGCCCGACCTCACCTTCACCCACCTCGACCAGGTCGACCTGGCCGGACATCGACACGGCGGCGCCTCGCGGGCCTACCTCGCGGCCATCCGGCGCGTCGACGAGCTCGTCGGGCAGATCGTCGCCGCCGTCGACCGCCGCGCGGACGCCCACCCCGGGGAGCGGTGGACCGTGCTCGTCACCACCGACCACGGCCACCTCCCGACCGGCGGGCACGGTGGTCAGACACCCGACGAGACCGCGAACTTCGTCATCGCCCGCGGCGCCGACTTCGCGCCCGGCACCACCACCGGCGCCCACTCCCTGATCGACATCACCCCGACCGTGCTGGACCTGCTGGGGGCGCCACCGGGCCGCCTGGCCGGGCACAGCCTGCGCGGTGCCCGGACCGCGCTCGACGAACGCTGA